Proteins encoded by one window of Paenibacillus sp. DCT19:
- a CDS encoding exonuclease domain-containing protein has product MREPARGNTGFWNSLRQGGVPSAIASIMGAPTAQHMAFIRSMMREQRRPEVLHTPLNELDAVVFDLETTGFSPQHGDEILSFGAVRINGGVIVEGEQFYTLVQSKTSVPEHITELTGITQEMTLDAPSLLEGLHDFMSFVGGSVLVAHASGHDRAFLNAALWRTTKVRLTHRLIDTMMLARWLEPGRPGYGLDELLESRGITIQGRHHALEDAKMTAQLWSCYLEDMIQHNVETLGDLYTQLSHA; this is encoded by the coding sequence ATGAGAGAGCCGGCACGGGGCAATACAGGATTTTGGAATTCGCTGCGTCAGGGAGGGGTTCCTTCCGCCATCGCTTCCATAATGGGAGCCCCAACGGCGCAACACATGGCTTTTATCCGTTCCATGATGAGAGAGCAACGTAGACCAGAGGTGCTTCATACCCCGTTGAATGAGTTGGACGCAGTTGTGTTCGACCTTGAAACGACGGGCTTCTCGCCTCAACATGGAGATGAGATTCTTTCGTTTGGAGCGGTACGGATTAATGGCGGTGTCATCGTGGAGGGGGAACAGTTCTACACATTGGTACAATCCAAGACGTCCGTTCCAGAACATATCACTGAACTAACGGGAATAACGCAGGAGATGACATTGGATGCACCCTCCCTTTTGGAGGGTTTGCATGATTTTATGTCATTCGTTGGTGGTAGTGTGCTTGTTGCACATGCGAGTGGGCATGATCGTGCTTTTTTGAATGCAGCGTTATGGCGTACCACTAAGGTAAGGCTTACGCACCGATTAATAGACACGATGATGTTGGCGCGATGGCTGGAGCCTGGTAGACCTGGTTATGGGCTGGATGAACTACTGGAATCAAGAGGTATTACCATTCAGGGTCGTCACCATGCTCTGGAAGATGCAAAGATGACGGCACAACTATGGTCTTGTTACTTGGAAGATATGATTCAGCATAATGTAGAAACGTTGGGGGATCTATACACGCAGCTAAGTCATGCATAA
- a CDS encoding Mov34/MPN/PAD-1 family protein — MAALRGQQNTLYIPSSVEQEMSEYMFHSLPQEACGVVLGEAAAGGIRISRFQPIRNVAPDPLHHFQLEQVEWIRCIFQEPTLIGVFHSHPRTEPLPSLEDIHSLPTFAGMLNVYLIGSPIHPSDTTSHNKMNLHAYEIQSEAKTANQVNERIKHTLQPLQLCMT, encoded by the coding sequence ATGGCAGCACTTCGTGGACAGCAGAACACACTCTACATCCCTTCCTCCGTGGAGCAAGAAATGTCGGAGTACATGTTCCATTCGCTGCCGCAGGAAGCCTGCGGGGTTGTGCTGGGTGAAGCTGCAGCGGGCGGCATACGAATCAGTCGGTTTCAGCCCATTCGTAACGTAGCACCTGACCCGCTGCATCACTTCCAACTGGAGCAAGTGGAATGGATCCGTTGCATCTTTCAAGAACCTACCCTTATTGGTGTGTTCCATTCGCATCCTCGAACAGAGCCGTTACCATCTCTAGAGGACATCCACTCCCTTCCGACTTTCGCCGGTATGTTGAATGTATATCTAATTGGATCTCCCATTCATCCCAGTGATACGACAAGTCATAACAAGATGAACTTGCATGCTTACGAGATTCAATCCGAGGCAAAGACAGCTAACCAAGTTAATGAAAGAATCAAACATACATTACAGCCACTACAATTATGCATGACTTAG
- a CDS encoding TlpA disulfide reductase family protein, whose translation MKRNLYILFVAVLLVGFALVQNAGDGIAAVFKQEEPLPTETGPRAGLLAPGFSLTAMDGKTYNVGGAKDKAIFVNFWASWCEPCKQEAPELNTLAAKYKDKLDVYGVNVTSYDKLKDAKAFVDEYKLTFPILLDEDGATYAKYNGVAFPTNVLIDANGVIQEVILGILPEEELERKIKAVIKK comes from the coding sequence GTGAAAAGAAATCTATACATACTGTTTGTTGCTGTATTACTCGTTGGTTTTGCATTAGTGCAAAATGCAGGAGATGGAATTGCAGCGGTATTCAAGCAGGAGGAACCTCTTCCTACGGAGACTGGGCCTCGTGCAGGTCTGCTTGCTCCTGGATTTTCTCTTACAGCTATGGATGGGAAAACCTACAATGTAGGTGGAGCTAAGGATAAAGCAATATTTGTGAATTTTTGGGCGTCTTGGTGTGAACCTTGCAAACAAGAGGCGCCAGAGCTCAATACATTAGCAGCAAAGTACAAAGATAAACTAGACGTGTATGGTGTTAATGTGACATCTTACGATAAGCTTAAGGATGCCAAAGCCTTTGTTGATGAATATAAGCTTACCTTCCCGATCTTGCTAGATGAAGACGGAGCGACTTATGCGAAGTATAACGGTGTGGCATTTCCTACAAATGTACTGATTGATGCTAATGGCGTTATTCAGGAGGTCATTCTCGGTATTTTACCTGAGGAAGAGTTGGAACGTAAAATCAAGGCCGTGATTAAAAAGTAA
- a CDS encoding DNA polymerase IV, translating into MSSDGTHHTHVEQYYPAAGRVILHVDMNAFYCSVHEAEEPELYRGKATAVAGSSEVRKGVIVTCSYVARGRGISTGMVVHQAMKKCPDLIVIRPDFHLYRKYSRAFMQIAYSYTPLLEATSIDECYLDITGSKQFGTPIEIAASIQDRIREELGLPCSIGIAPNKLLAKMASDLKKPNGISILRMRDVPNVLWHRPCHEMFGIGKKTAEKLKKIGIETIGQLAQSDERMLTDLFGVNGTWLKNSANGVNHSPVQAEREANKSIGHTTTLPADISDMNDVQRVLLNISDQVARRLRKHEMLSQGIQITIRTPDMKTITRSRMMEVPTEDSSIIYREACALFAKHWGSGKPVRMLGITLQTLIPREESAIQMDLFEYEQKPKKESLIRIMDQLRDKFGENAVVTAGMIGDDPSVLLRDHKVRGTSLQKDNLQSLD; encoded by the coding sequence ATGTCTTCAGACGGCACGCATCATACCCATGTTGAACAATATTATCCTGCCGCCGGGCGGGTCATTTTGCATGTGGATATGAACGCTTTCTACTGTTCTGTGCATGAAGCGGAGGAGCCTGAGTTATATCGAGGTAAAGCAACGGCTGTGGCTGGCAGCAGTGAAGTGCGAAAAGGGGTTATTGTAACCTGCTCTTATGTAGCTAGAGGCAGAGGAATATCAACAGGCATGGTTGTGCACCAGGCCATGAAGAAGTGTCCTGACTTAATTGTGATTCGACCTGATTTTCATTTATATCGAAAGTATTCCAGAGCATTCATGCAGATCGCGTACAGCTATACACCGCTGCTTGAGGCAACCTCTATAGATGAGTGTTATCTTGATATCACGGGTTCTAAACAGTTCGGCACACCAATAGAAATTGCAGCCAGCATACAGGATCGAATTCGGGAGGAGCTAGGATTGCCTTGTTCTATCGGAATCGCACCCAACAAATTGCTGGCAAAGATGGCATCGGATCTGAAAAAGCCAAATGGAATATCCATTCTGCGGATGAGGGATGTTCCGAATGTGCTGTGGCATAGACCTTGTCATGAAATGTTTGGCATAGGTAAGAAAACAGCGGAGAAGCTAAAGAAGATCGGTATTGAGACGATTGGACAACTTGCTCAATCTGATGAGCGGATGCTTACCGATCTATTTGGTGTCAATGGAACCTGGTTGAAGAATTCAGCTAATGGAGTTAATCACTCACCTGTGCAAGCTGAGCGGGAAGCGAACAAATCCATTGGGCATACAACAACACTGCCAGCGGACATATCAGATATGAATGATGTGCAGCGCGTTCTATTAAACATTAGTGACCAGGTCGCCAGAAGGTTACGCAAGCATGAAATGTTAAGCCAGGGTATCCAGATCACCATTCGCACGCCGGACATGAAGACCATTACCCGCTCACGGATGATGGAAGTCCCTACAGAGGATTCATCCATCATATATCGGGAAGCTTGCGCATTGTTCGCTAAACATTGGGGCAGTGGGAAGCCGGTTCGAATGTTAGGTATCACTTTACAAACGTTGATCCCGCGTGAGGAATCTGCCATTCAGATGGATCTGTTCGAATATGAGCAGAAACCGAAGAAAGAGAGCTTGATTCGGATCATGGATCAGTTACGTGACAAATTTGGGGAAAATGCGGTTGTAACTGCGGGCATGATCGGTGACGATCCATCCGTACTACTGCGCGATCATAAAGTACGGGGAACTTCCTTGCAAAAAGATAATTTGCAAAGTCTTGATTAA
- a CDS encoding ferredoxin, which translates to MSKYTWVEKDTCIACGACGATAPDIYDYDDEGLAEVIFDGDANKGIKAIPDEFFDDMQDACDGCPTDSIKVADEPFNKEG; encoded by the coding sequence ATGAGTAAATATACTTGGGTTGAAAAAGATACATGTATCGCATGTGGAGCTTGCGGAGCAACTGCACCTGACATCTACGATTACGACGATGAAGGTTTGGCAGAAGTAATCTTCGATGGTGATGCAAATAAAGGGATCAAAGCTATTCCAGATGAGTTCTTCGATGATATGCAGGATGCTTGCGACGGTTGCCCTACAGATTCCATCAAAGTTGCGGATGAGCCTTTTAACAAAGAAGGTTAA
- a CDS encoding L,D-transpeptidase: MQNTHLRTYVKKHPDNKMAWYLLGKEYLNEGQEAKANYCFQQAGEVYEAFERSKAPADIWVDYQNKLVEMGEQKEKKQRVRKLWLTLLMLLVLALVPPADAPGFSRDTAKALTDALAATEDQEEQADQTSLVEPESNDSSVFTAGAFGGGSQGEAALAAAWAGAGSNVQTSAVLGMQVSDQWSLWKRKMPVKYIIQTNNKGRLTAQSYDAKQCDCEPPEVSVEVKQLAAAWTAKQEVAVSLSSAIGAYRKKNGAWPKNVSELAQPFPNNVIGETSPGMSQMFPVLLAMHQQGKATNAQAGSAAGDNAANSADVFGDTLGGEPFLKEPLEIVVDKKNHRLALLSGNTIIRNYEVGLGGDRTPEGKFVISDKVVNPNGRSNGEFGSRGMQLSDTNYAIHGTNEPDSIGLDESLGCVRMNKADVEELFALAPQGTPVRIGKDLLPDTTVVPEAKDRYKYTLVPKQNNPNKTYHWLN, from the coding sequence ATGCAAAATACTCATTTACGTACATATGTGAAGAAACACCCCGATAATAAAATGGCTTGGTATTTACTTGGTAAGGAATACTTGAACGAAGGGCAAGAAGCCAAAGCCAACTACTGCTTTCAACAGGCTGGAGAGGTATATGAAGCTTTCGAGCGGAGTAAAGCACCAGCAGACATATGGGTGGACTATCAGAATAAACTCGTGGAGATGGGTGAGCAAAAAGAGAAGAAACAACGGGTTCGCAAGTTATGGTTAACCTTGTTAATGCTACTGGTGCTTGCGTTAGTTCCGCCTGCTGATGCACCTGGCTTCAGTCGTGATACAGCCAAAGCACTCACAGATGCACTGGCAGCAACGGAGGATCAGGAAGAACAAGCTGATCAAACATCGCTTGTAGAGCCAGAAAGCAACGATTCCAGTGTGTTTACTGCCGGCGCCTTCGGGGGTGGGAGTCAGGGGGAAGCTGCGTTAGCTGCGGCCTGGGCTGGGGCTGGATCGAATGTGCAGACGTCCGCTGTTCTCGGTATGCAGGTATCGGATCAATGGTCGTTATGGAAGCGTAAAATGCCAGTGAAATACATCATACAGACCAACAATAAGGGGAGATTAACAGCCCAAAGTTATGATGCAAAGCAGTGTGATTGCGAGCCTCCAGAGGTTTCAGTGGAAGTGAAACAGTTGGCAGCGGCTTGGACAGCCAAACAAGAGGTAGCGGTGTCACTGTCCAGTGCGATTGGAGCTTATCGGAAAAAGAATGGAGCTTGGCCGAAAAATGTGAGCGAGCTTGCTCAGCCGTTTCCTAATAATGTAATAGGTGAGACCTCACCCGGCATGAGTCAGATGTTCCCTGTTCTACTGGCGATGCATCAACAAGGTAAGGCTACTAACGCCCAAGCGGGTAGTGCCGCTGGCGATAACGCAGCGAATTCAGCCGATGTGTTTGGTGATACGTTAGGTGGCGAGCCTTTCCTGAAGGAACCATTGGAGATTGTTGTGGATAAGAAGAATCATAGACTTGCGCTCCTCAGTGGGAACACGATTATTCGCAATTATGAGGTGGGGCTAGGCGGGGATCGAACTCCAGAAGGCAAATTTGTCATTAGTGATAAAGTGGTTAATCCGAATGGTCGCTCTAACGGAGAGTTTGGATCAAGGGGAATGCAACTCTCGGATACCAATTATGCCATCCACGGGACCAACGAGCCGGATAGTATCGGACTAGATGAATCCCTTGGATGTGTGAGGATGAACAAGGCGGATGTAGAAGAGTTATTCGCACTTGCTCCTCAGGGTACTCCCGTGCGGATAGGGAAGGATCTGCTTCCAGATACGACGGTTGTTCCAGAAGCGAAGGATCGTTACAAGTACACGCTCGTACCTAAGCAGAATAATCCGAACAAGACGTATCACTGGTTGAACTAG
- a CDS encoding quinone-dependent dihydroorotate dehydrogenase — translation MLYRSLAKPLLFKMDPEQAHHLIIGGLSGMGSIRPVPSGLRVMYGVRETADLAVDMFGCHFPTPVGLAAGLDKNGQAVTGFSSIGFGFMEVGTVTPLAQPGNDQPRLFRLPPDEALVNRMGFNNLGAEAMAGELSRLKERRIPVAVNIGKNKATPNEEAHLDYAKCIRALYTYADLFVVNISSPNTPDLRNLQHGNELKELLAAVMNEMEAQRASIGGSAKSVLVKIAPDVNDQELEYMVSTIADSGVAGIIATNTTISREGLSHQHAKETGGLSGKPLRDRSTEIIRQIYRQTEGKLPIIGSGGIFTSEDAYEKIKAGASLVEIYTALIYEGPEVNRRIHAGLRELLRQDGYSHISEAVGAEHK, via the coding sequence TTGTTATATAGAAGTCTTGCAAAACCGCTATTGTTCAAAATGGACCCAGAGCAGGCTCATCATCTCATTATTGGTGGCCTTAGTGGTATGGGGAGCATACGCCCGGTGCCTTCCGGTTTACGTGTGATGTACGGTGTGCGTGAAACGGCTGATCTCGCAGTAGATATGTTTGGTTGCCACTTCCCTACGCCTGTAGGATTGGCAGCAGGCCTGGACAAAAACGGACAAGCCGTAACGGGTTTTTCTTCGATTGGATTTGGGTTCATGGAGGTCGGTACTGTGACGCCTCTAGCACAGCCAGGCAATGATCAGCCGCGATTGTTCCGTTTGCCTCCCGATGAGGCACTAGTGAACCGTATGGGATTTAATAATCTGGGCGCGGAAGCGATGGCAGGTGAGCTATCCCGTCTGAAGGAACGTCGTATTCCAGTTGCTGTGAATATCGGTAAGAACAAGGCAACACCGAATGAAGAGGCTCATCTGGATTATGCGAAGTGCATCCGAGCACTGTATACATATGCCGATCTATTTGTCGTGAATATTAGCTCACCAAATACACCGGATTTGCGTAATCTGCAACATGGGAATGAATTAAAAGAATTGCTTGCTGCGGTTATGAATGAGATGGAAGCTCAGCGAGCGAGCATTGGTGGCTCCGCCAAATCCGTTCTTGTCAAAATTGCACCAGATGTTAATGACCAGGAGCTTGAATATATGGTGAGCACGATTGCGGACAGCGGTGTAGCCGGCATTATCGCAACCAATACGACAATTAGTCGTGAAGGGTTGTCTCACCAGCATGCAAAGGAAACAGGTGGACTAAGCGGTAAGCCGCTCCGTGATCGCTCTACGGAAATCATTCGCCAGATCTATCGCCAGACCGAAGGCAAGCTTCCGATTATCGGCTCAGGTGGTATTTTTACAAGCGAGGACGCTTATGAGAAAATTAAGGCGGGAGCAAGCCTTGTGGAAATTTATACAGCCCTGATCTATGAAGGGCCAGAAGTAAACCGCCGCATCCATGCAGGATTGCGCGAATTGTTGCGCCAAGATGGGTATAGTCATATCTCGGAAGCGGTGGGCGCAGAGCACAAGTAA
- a CDS encoding GTP pyrophosphokinase family protein has protein sequence MDGRDWGTFLLPYEQAVEELKVKFKTMRAELKKREEYAPIEFVTGRVKKISSILEKSRRLNVPLDQVETGIEDIAGIRIMCQFVDDIRRVAEYIRARKDLTVLIEKDYITNFKESGYRSFHMIIEYPVQTALGQKIVLAEIQIRTLAMNFWATIEHSLSYKFRESLPDDMRARLKKTAEAAFVLDNEMSAIRLQILEAQKAFEDDSNIVSRTLNIIHQLYFYHLVNEAIEAQKRFNDCWERHDMEGLKDLLDDVKELLNNARKGENPDEQL, from the coding sequence ATGGACGGTAGAGACTGGGGTACATTTTTACTTCCTTATGAACAAGCGGTAGAGGAATTGAAGGTTAAGTTCAAAACGATGCGGGCGGAGCTGAAGAAAAGGGAAGAATACGCTCCGATCGAATTCGTGACGGGTCGTGTCAAAAAAATATCCAGCATTTTGGAGAAGTCCAGGCGTTTGAATGTGCCGCTGGATCAGGTAGAAACCGGGATAGAGGATATTGCAGGCATCCGGATTATGTGTCAGTTCGTGGATGATATTCGCCGAGTAGCTGAGTATATTAGGGCACGCAAGGATCTAACGGTTCTCATTGAAAAAGATTATATTACGAACTTCAAAGAGAGCGGCTACCGTAGTTTCCATATGATCATTGAATATCCTGTTCAGACGGCACTAGGACAAAAGATCGTGTTGGCGGAGATACAGATCCGGACATTAGCGATGAATTTCTGGGCGACCATCGAACATTCCCTTAGTTATAAGTTTCGGGAGAGTCTTCCCGATGATATGCGAGCTAGGCTGAAGAAGACGGCGGAAGCTGCATTTGTACTCGATAACGAAATGTCTGCAATTCGATTGCAAATCCTAGAGGCACAGAAGGCGTTTGAGGATGACTCTAATATCGTATCAAGAACACTGAACATCATCCATCAGTTGTATTTCTACCACCTGGTGAATGAAGCAATTGAAGCCCAGAAGCGTTTCAATGATTGCTGGGAGCGCCATGACATGGAAGGGCTTAAAGACCTTTTAGATGATGTGAAGGAACTTTTGAACAATGCGAGGAAGGGCGAGAACCCAGATGAACAGCTATGA
- a CDS encoding DUF309 domain-containing protein, with the protein MNSYEPLYIDYLIYFNRDQDYFECHEVLEELWLKCDRDSFYKGMLQIAVGLYHFRNGNLRGARMMLQSAVELLEPYPSITQGIELERIVKEVRELLEGLTDANSDSFPYRDLTIVIQDEVLIQAVNLRSQHVKPNIPQRRSPTRGRIYEEKMRALQQKQQ; encoded by the coding sequence ATGAACAGCTATGAGCCGCTGTACATCGACTACTTAATCTACTTTAATCGCGATCAGGATTATTTTGAATGCCATGAAGTGTTGGAAGAACTCTGGTTGAAATGTGATCGTGATTCATTTTATAAAGGTATGCTGCAAATTGCCGTTGGTCTGTATCATTTTAGAAACGGCAATCTCCGTGGAGCGCGAATGATGCTTCAAAGTGCAGTAGAGCTTCTGGAGCCATATCCTTCTATTACGCAGGGAATTGAGCTTGAACGAATAGTCAAGGAAGTGCGTGAGCTGTTAGAGGGACTGACAGACGCAAATTCGGACAGCTTCCCTTATCGTGATCTCACGATTGTGATCCAAGATGAAGTGTTGATTCAAGCTGTTAATTTAAGAAGCCAGCACGTGAAACCCAACATACCACAGCGGCGGAGTCCAACACGTGGACGGATCTATGAAGAGAAGATGAGAGCGTTGCAGCAGAAACAGCAATAA
- a CDS encoding thioredoxin family protein: MKSKKKKSATILIFLGIFVILLAALVLVNQQSKKQMDSVENAYGIPASKLTSATRELLDDPNYQQIILPADMKAKIDNKESFFVYFFASDCSHCRATTPQLMPLVDQEGIQLPQFNLREFDAGWTDYNIEFTPTLVYYQDGVEKDRMVGGLQENGSDNGYTLDDYKQFFDKYKDSATPAAS, translated from the coding sequence ATGAAATCTAAGAAAAAGAAAAGTGCCACGATCCTTATTTTCCTAGGCATTTTCGTCATTTTGCTCGCTGCACTTGTACTGGTGAATCAACAATCCAAGAAGCAGATGGATTCTGTAGAGAACGCATACGGTATTCCGGCTTCCAAGCTCACTTCAGCTACTCGGGAACTGCTCGATGATCCGAATTACCAACAAATTATTTTGCCTGCTGATATGAAAGCTAAGATTGATAACAAAGAAAGCTTTTTTGTTTATTTCTTCGCATCGGATTGCTCGCACTGCCGTGCTACAACACCTCAATTGATGCCTTTGGTGGATCAAGAAGGTATTCAATTGCCACAGTTCAATCTTCGTGAGTTTGACGCTGGATGGACAGATTACAATATCGAGTTCACACCGACGCTTGTTTATTACCAAGACGGTGTTGAGAAGGATCGCATGGTTGGCGGACTTCAAGAGAATGGCAGTGATAACGGCTATACCCTGGATGACTACAAACAATTCTTTGACAAATATAAGGATAGCGCAACGCCAGCAGCAAGCTAA
- a CDS encoding pseudouridine synthase — MSGKGKQTLRLDKILSHMGVGTRSELKKLVKQGRILVDGKAVKDSGLQVNPDLNVIEVDGERIVYREMIYLMLHKPPGVVSATEDNRDRTVLDILRKEDRVFNPFPVGRLDKDTEGLLILTNDGPLAHDLLSPRKHVPKTYEARVLGRVDEEDIQKFKAGVQLDDGYETLPADLTILNHEETDEGVYSSISLIIHEGKFHQVKRMFQAVGKRVVYLKRVAMGDLQLDADLPIGSYRELSAEELNILRK, encoded by the coding sequence ATGAGTGGAAAGGGAAAACAGACTTTGCGTCTGGACAAGATCTTGAGTCATATGGGTGTGGGTACACGAAGTGAACTCAAAAAATTAGTGAAGCAAGGCCGCATTCTTGTGGATGGCAAAGCGGTCAAAGATAGCGGATTACAGGTGAATCCAGACTTAAATGTTATCGAGGTAGATGGCGAACGGATCGTATACCGGGAAATGATCTATCTGATGCTGCATAAACCTCCGGGTGTTGTGTCAGCTACCGAAGACAACAGAGATCGAACGGTATTAGATATACTGCGTAAAGAGGACCGTGTCTTCAACCCGTTCCCGGTTGGGCGTCTGGATAAAGACACGGAAGGTCTGCTGATTCTAACCAATGACGGGCCGCTTGCACATGATCTTCTGTCCCCTCGTAAACACGTGCCGAAGACGTATGAAGCTCGTGTGTTAGGAAGAGTGGATGAAGAGGATATCCAGAAATTCAAAGCAGGCGTGCAACTGGATGATGGATACGAAACCTTACCGGCTGACCTAACGATTCTGAACCACGAAGAGACGGATGAAGGCGTATATTCATCCATATCGTTAATCATTCATGAAGGCAAGTTCCACCAAGTAAAACGTATGTTTCAGGCTGTTGGCAAACGAGTGGTCTACCTTAAACGCGTAGCCATGGGTGACCTGCAGCTCGATGCGGATCTACCGATCGGCAGCTACCGCGAACTTTCCGCAGAAGAGCTGAATATTCTGCGGAAATAA
- a CDS encoding Cof-type HAD-IIB family hydrolase: MTYKLIALDVDGTLLNDHHELTQMTQETLIRASQQGIEIVLCSGRGPANTIPFMEKMGLAGYVITHNGAVTAEVSTREIVHRFAMEGQGLEPFITYCRENGVHFDINTAFGLYVDQPEGLGLQVQEMYRNFLMKPQQLPQWADLSEPLVKFTAFGPLEQMNTVQQEWGNWNLPYYMTRSGDFFIDLMHPEATKGTALKRLAESKGIKPSEVMAIGNYYNDLTMLTYAGKGIAMDNSPEEVKAAADEVTLSNNEQGVAHSIRKHVLGE, translated from the coding sequence ATGACATATAAATTAATTGCACTAGATGTAGATGGAACATTGCTGAATGATCACCATGAATTAACCCAGATGACACAAGAAACCTTGATTCGTGCTTCTCAACAAGGGATAGAGATTGTACTTTGCTCAGGCAGAGGACCAGCCAATACAATTCCTTTTATGGAGAAGATGGGGTTGGCTGGATATGTTATAACACATAACGGAGCGGTAACTGCTGAAGTAAGCACTCGTGAAATTGTTCATCGTTTTGCTATGGAGGGTCAGGGGTTAGAGCCGTTCATCACGTATTGTCGGGAGAATGGAGTCCATTTTGACATTAACACAGCGTTTGGATTGTATGTGGATCAGCCGGAGGGGCTTGGATTGCAAGTCCAAGAGATGTACCGCAATTTCCTAATGAAACCACAACAGTTGCCCCAATGGGCCGATCTAAGTGAACCGCTTGTCAAATTTACAGCCTTTGGCCCACTGGAGCAAATGAACACAGTACAGCAAGAGTGGGGGAACTGGAACCTTCCCTACTACATGACACGTAGTGGAGATTTTTTCATTGATCTAATGCATCCCGAAGCAACCAAAGGTACAGCATTGAAAAGACTAGCTGAATCGAAAGGTATTAAACCCTCTGAGGTAATGGCTATAGGCAATTATTATAATGATCTAACGATGCTAACCTATGCAGGCAAAGGAATTGCGATGGACAATTCTCCTGAAGAAGTGAAGGCCGCTGCAGATGAAGTGACACTTTCGAACAATGAGCAGGGAGTAGCGCATTCAATCCGTAAACATGTACTAGGTGAATAG
- a CDS encoding GNAT family N-acetyltransferase, which translates to MQQSFTMIQDTINEDFRAVLAEQEDTEVVMALLTETAEWLQSQGSSQWSALLEGEDSHDTVGAILRGDVFVFKKGADVAGMVILMRKPSAWDVKLWGRRAHAEDGAVYLHRLAIRRKYAQTGLGRSILDWATQGIQFDDKHTMRLDCGADNATLNAFYARHGYTFVGEIEGYSTYEKSLVSN; encoded by the coding sequence ATGCAGCAATCATTTACAATGATTCAAGACACTATAAACGAAGATTTTCGAGCTGTATTGGCAGAACAAGAAGATACGGAAGTAGTAATGGCTCTTCTCACAGAAACGGCTGAATGGCTGCAGAGTCAAGGTTCATCTCAGTGGAGTGCCTTGCTGGAGGGCGAGGATTCGCATGATACTGTAGGCGCCATTCTGCGTGGTGATGTTTTTGTGTTCAAAAAAGGCGCTGATGTCGCTGGAATGGTCATTCTGATGCGCAAACCGAGTGCTTGGGATGTTAAGTTATGGGGAAGGAGAGCGCATGCGGAGGATGGTGCGGTTTATTTACACCGATTAGCTATTCGCAGAAAATATGCTCAGACGGGTCTTGGACGCAGTATATTGGACTGGGCGACTCAAGGCATTCAGTTTGATGATAAACACACGATGCGATTGGATTGTGGTGCTGACAACGCCACGCTCAATGCGTTTTACGCTCGTCATGGATACACATTTGTAGGAGAGATCGAAGGATACAGCACGTACGAGAAGTCATTAGTATCAAATTAA